The genomic window AATTCCATGTAATTTACTTTTCCATAATTAATCAGTTTTGCCCATTCTCCTTCACAGTGATTTACTGTTTGAGTCTATTTATGCTAACTGTTCATGTAGGATGGCTCACTGAAGGAGCACAGACATCACAATGCTTAATGTTATATACAGGCTGGAATCAATCTTCCTTGAGTTAGGTGTGTAGGTCTAGGTAGACTGCCTTTGTGCATGCATGGAGTCCAGATGTTTTATGTCCATTGCTTCACATCATTTACCACCTAGGCTGGATGTGCCCGAAGATGCTTCATCTTCTGTCAGCAAAGCTCTTTATATCCAGAACTGCTTAAGGCTTGATACCCTTAGATCACCTTAAAATCTTCATAAAATTGCTGGCTTACTTATGTTCCAGCCCACTCCCTTCAAGAAAGTCCATGAGGCATTCGGGTCATGTGTCTTGTTTAGGATTTGGTCATGATTCTTGGTCATTTCAATCTGGATTAgatttctctcctctttttttaatctctgaaaCAATTTTAGCAATGTGTCCTGAATGCAAAGTATACAAGCCTTGTGTGGAGTTTCTGTGAAGAGAACAACTCTCTTTCCAGTTCCATCAAAAGACTTTcacatttcttaaaattcagCCCAAGATTAGCCATGCTGACTGGATCCAGTGCTCACAGGGGTAATGACATTACTTGTAGGCTTAAAATTTAGTATGTATTTCAGAACTTTCCTGGGTATACACTGATTGATATTTGTAGTAACAAGTCATATATCTTATTATTGTGCTTACTTGTTGCTAATATAAGAATCTATTGGCTGAATCTTGATGCCAAGAAACCAGTCTGATTTGACATAAGGCCTTGTAACACACAGCACAACTCCCACTATCTGAAATGAGGAATGAAATAAGGGACTGTGCACGTTCACGAAGGGGTGAATGTACTTCCAGTGAGATCAATGCAAAGAACTTCCAAATTCCAGCATCAAGCGAATCAGATTATCCAGCCAAAGCAGTGGCATATTCAGTGACTGAGAATTTCACAGCCCTCCTGAAAACAAAAGGTATGATGTCCTATAGGACAGACTGTAGGCAATAGCTACTTGCCttcaaaacaacagaaatactACTTACATTACATCCATGTCAGCACTTTGTTTTTAAGAGGCTGGGTTTCATTATATTGCATTAATTTGCCAGGTAAACTCATGTTGTTTCATACTGGAATGCTGGTGAGTTTAGAAGGTTCACAGTATATTGCAAACTAGCTTTTAAAGACAGCAATAAATAGTATAAACAAATATCTGAAGGAGAATACAGCTTTTGAAGCCATAGGGAGAGCACAAGTGTTTCTATAACCTTTCCCTGgagttttctgttttagaaaTTTAACTACATTACTCTTACAGTCTTCTGAGTTTCTATTCCAGCCTGgggtaaaaaaataatctgacaaATCACCTTATCTTTTGCTAAATGTTTATCATTGTTTATCTCTTATTCCCTTACTTCAGCAACATTGTTGTCTGCAAGTGTAATCTTAAGTACTTGATCAACTACTTTGCTTGCTCGGGGTCTTATACATCACATAAGCTGAAGTTTTTCcagttaaactttttttttcagtagaagGTGTGATTTGGAACATTTTGACCTGAAAAACCAAGCTGATTGGCTTTCACTTGATACCAAAACATATCTGTACATTTATGTCATTAAACCAACCTTGTACATATGAATGTATATAGCAATCAGATATTTAAGTcttagctgaaagaaaaaagtagtaaaatCAAATGACATATGTTAAAAGTAGACATTTTAAACAATCGTGACAATCATCATATTTTCGTATTTGCTATCAGAGCAAATTTAATACTTAAGAACCAATTCATATATTGAAATTTTGATAGCAACTGCTGCTCTTAAGAGTGCATTTGTTTATATCtgttacataaaatattttcaaaaaccaAAATTCATTAGCTTAATAAGTTGAATGGTTGAATATGTCAGCCTGATAAATAACTTCCTGAATTTCAGCATAttcctttcagaaaatgaatggtttggtcattttttttccacattcatGAGTCATAACAGCAAGTAGTCCAGCTAAAATTAAAGTTCAACAGATCTTTACAGAATTGGGGACAAATTCACAATTATTCAAGAAATTATATGAGAGAAATTGCTAAAATTTCTCAACAAGCTATTtctaaaaatctatttttaccAGCTGAATTCAGTGCATGAGGCTGATGTAATCAAACACCTAtgttaaaatctgtttttctctgtatcAGTGTAACACCACTTACAGCCCTGGTTCAGTAACAATACTTGAGATACAATGAGACTTAAGGACATGCTGCATTTAAATACACTCAAAAATTGGATGAATCTGGGCTTTGATCACTAAGGTTGTTCATCTTCTCTATATCTGACTTCTTTATTCTTCGGAGGATAAGGACAGAAATATTCCTGAAGTAACCTAATGGAGCTATTTGTTGGGAATCATCTTATTTCTAGAAACAAAGACTGTCTACTATTgtaataccttttaaaaactataTTTCTAGGTTCATCACCCTTAAAAAGGGGTGCAATTGATCACACTGGAATAATGGTAGGTATTGAAATTTACCGTATTCTTAAAATGTAAGATAAACCATAAAAAACTTCActgtcttttgaaatattaCACACATTTCAGACTGGAACAGCAAATTATGTTCTTAAAGTTCTCTCTGGCATTTAAAAATTGTGTCCTCATTTTCCAAATAGGTTAAACAGCAAAtgtaatgttaaaaataaaaaagagatgTTAAAAATGACTACTTTAAGTGTAAGACTGGGagatatttcacagaaaatttggaaaatcttgtttaaaaattatagCAAACAATCAAATATTCTTCAGTGCACTTTACTAGTATGTACATTATAATTTAAAACCGCGTATTGatgactgctgctgctgatcttttaaaatgtcttacAAAATATAAACAGGATAGCCAAGAGAGGCTAGCTGATAAACCATGACATAAggttctcttttccttcttttttttctcttttcctttcctctccactTGGGCTGAAGATTCTTCTGGCTTCTTCAAAAaagtgtgtgcacacacacacacaaattaattccaaaaccatttttctAAATTTCCAATGGACTTGTATTCCTGGTGTCTTTTCACATGGTCACAAGCAAGACATGCGTGTGATTCCCAGAACCTAGGAAGATGCACTGAGAAATCCTTCTTCCAGTTGAAATAACTAAGGTACATCTTGTTATTTTTGTCAAGCATCAGAAGATATTCTGCCAGCTCTCTGGGGGAGAGAAAATCTTCCACATGTATGAAAGAGTCTGCTGGAATGTAATTCTCATAGTTTTCTCTGGAAGGGCCCAGCACAACTGGTACTGATCCGGCCAGAAGAGCATTGTAAAGTTTCTCAGTAATGTAATCTTTGTGGATtgaattttcaaaggaaaggtAGAATTTGCAAGTGGAGATAGTTGGAATCAAGTTTTTATCATTGACGTAGTCTCCAAAGGCTTGTCCGTAGGTATGGATTTCAATGTATTTGCTAAGCTCATTGTAATACTTGACTCGAGCGTGCTCCGGGTTCCAGTTACTTACAACCCAACAGACCAAGTTTTCCTTACTTGGCACTTCAAATGTAAAGGAACTTGTACCGACCATCATGAAGCCATAAGGCACCTGAATATCTGAATCACGCCGGTAAGTCAGAGTCAGGTTAAAGAGGTGTTCGATGCCACTCTTTTGTGGAGTATGAGTTGGAGACTCCAAGTTCATCCAAATCCACTTCTGGAATGGTGGCCTGGCTTGCTGAGGTAAATTAGTCAGATCCCAGCTAATGTCCCTGTGATGAATGAGAACAGCATGGGATCTGTTATATAGTGAGCGGTCAATAGTCAGATGGCACCCATGGATATTGAACATTGTTTGGCACGATGTTAGATCAAATGTCTGACCAAATGGCCAAACCCAGATCAGAATAGTAGTTTCATTAAGATTAtcagttttggaagaaaagaagcttttcattttcaaaactgaactGGCTGATTCTATAGGACCAGAGATCCAGCTATTTGTTGGTTTGATATAAATTAGTATAAATGCCATGAAACAACCAAGGACAatgaagataataaaaaatggCCGGAAAATTCCTTTAGATGTCGATGTCATAATTtgttctgagaaaaaaagagaggaagagaaagagagaaaataacatCAGGtattaaattacatatatatgtcCTGTTAAAGCAATCAGACATCAGACATCAAAATGGATAGAACTTCAATATCACTGAGCTGTAACCTCAGAAATTTCCTTTGAGTGGAAAGGGTATGGGTTCTTGTATGCTATTCATGACAAAGTGACAATATTTCGCTTCATATTAAAAGCTATTTGACATAAATTAAAAGCAGGATTTTAATACATCTCATACTTGATATAAATCAGTATATATCTTGAGAAGTCTTTTTGCTTAGAACCTAGGCCAAGAGTTTAAGAGACACACAAGACAGACAAAATTACCCTTTGATTCTGTCCTTATGTCTGTGTAAGTGATAACATACTGCAGATTTGTTCCATTcatatttgtgtgtatatatgcatggAGGATGTAGGATTAGAGGAATGAAGAATTAAAGGACTGGAACTTTAATTCTGTAATCAATTAGACTGTTAGAAAACTAGTTAATGCCTGATGGCTACATGGGGCTGAACATTCATGCCTTCTCCAGAGGACTCCTAAAATAGCTAGGGAAGGAAGGTGGCAATAGAGGTTCTCAGATCTTCTGTTCCCATATGCAGCCTCACATAGTTCccacataaagaaaaatgagtaaaaagATGTCCTTAAATGTTTGATTATGTTTTTATGCCACAGCCCTGTGTTAAAAATTGGTTAAAGTAGAGATATGCTGCATCTTTGTGAGGTACCATTTtttccagggggaaaaaagggtgaGGAGTTCATATAGCCTCTTTTGTCCTCTTTTTGGTTCTCTCTTCCTGAGAGAAGTGACAAATCTCTTTCCAGAACTTCTCTTCTGTATGGTTCTTGTGAAACCTAGCAAAGTTAGGGGTTGCTTATTGCTAACCTTTGTGCCTGAACATAGCCCTGGAACTCAGACgtgttctaaaaataaaaacagttaaCCATGTAAAGAGCACTATGACatacaaggaaaaagaagtggaagTTAGTTACCAAAAAGAAGTGTTCTGAATATACCAGCCTACTGTAGGAAGGTAATTCTACAGTGCATTTCAATGACTATAAAATCggtctgattttctttttctccacatttttcaattatttgggtttttgttAGCTTTACTAGCTAGCTCCACaaaaatttttataaaaatttttataaaaaccCCACCcctaaatacatatttaaaatatactctctctatatatatatatatgaataaacaaaaaaaatgaattcaaagtcacagaaagcagaaagataaTTTCAGGCCTTTTAAGCCAGTTTCATAGCTCATCTCCTCCAACCTGTGAAATAAGCAGTTAAATTCAGAATGAAGACATGGTAGAATGTGATTCAGAGGTCCATTAATGCAACGTAACTTTGCTGCTTTGTGAGTGTAAAAACTGATGTGTGAGTGTAGAACTACAGTtgcaacaaaaatgttttcacattcATTgttgagaaaaggaaaaaggagagaacaTCATGCTTAGCTTTACTCTATCATTATATCttgaggaaaaaggaatttgCCACAATGTCTCCCCTGTTTTGGGAAGGCAGATGGTCTTAATGCTGGTTTTAGTTactgtggtgggttaaccttggctggctggcagacacccacccagccgctctccCAGCCCCCgtcctcagcaggacagggggacaaaataagatgaaaatctcatgggttgaggtaagGACGGGGAGTTcattcaccaattactgtcacaggcaaaacagacttcacaggcaaaacagactcaacttggggaaaattaatgtaatttattgcCAACTAAAATAGATTTggatagtgagaaacaaaaacaaaagttaaaataataCCTTCCCCCCCCAACTTCTTGCCAGGCTCAACTTCCTCCTTTATTCCCaactcctctacctcctccctgcccctgtgcagtgcagagggatggggaatggaAGTCTGCGGTCAGTCCACGATTCCTCTCggccgctccttcctcctcatgcttttcccctgctccaacatgggtccttcccatgggatacagtcccttcaggaaaaaaacctctgctCCTTCGTGGGCTGTCCATGTGGTGCAGTTCCTTCAGGGCATATCgccctgctctggcatggggtcctccccgggctgcagcgTGGATACTGCTCCACTGTGGTCctctgtgggctgcaggggaatctctgctctagtgcctgcagcacctcctcccatCCTCattctctgaccttggtgctcACAGGGTCGTTTCTCacgtttttttcccctcattccTCACTGCCTGTCTCTTTCTTAAATACGCTTGCCAGAGGCGCCACCATCTTGGCTgcggggctcagctgtgccctgcggtgggtcggttggagccggctggaaccggctgtgtccggcacagGACAGCCtcggcctctcctcacagaggccgccctgcagctcctgctgccaaTACCTGAGCACCCGCACCcaatacatttatataaaatacagcGGTATGTTGAGCCTGACTCCTTTGTCTCGGCCCCTTTCTTTAAGACATAGTTTAGCAGGTCCTCTCCGCTATCAGCAAAATGATCCTGAAGGGAGTAAAGGGCAatgtcctggtttcagctgggacagagttaattttcttcctagtagctggtatagtactgtgttttggatttaggattagaataatgttgataacacagggatgttttagttgttgctgagcagttcTTACACCAAGTCGAGGGCTTTTCAGCTTCCCATACTGCCCTGCAGGTGCAcgagaagctgggaggggacacagtcaggacagctgacccaaactggccacagggatattccataccatatgacatcatgaagaacaaaaaaaaacctggggAGAGTTGGCCAGGGGGGGTGCAGCActgctcaggaactggctgggcattgcTCAGCcagtggtgagcaattgcattatGCATCACTTCTTCCGTAtattattttatcattattattattttcttcttttctgtcctattaaattgtttttatctcaacccatgagttttaccttttctccgattctctctcccatcctactgaaggggagtgagcgagcagctgtgtggtgcttagtttcTGGCTGGGGTAAAACCACAACAGGGAGAAATTGTTGTGTCCATGGCTTTTCCACTTATCCACGTCCGTTTAAatccctctgaaaaaaatatgtggTTTTACAGCAACATcacattgggtttttttagcctATGTtgatttttgctggaaaatgtgTCTAGAGGGGAGCTTATGATCCATGAGAGCAGAAGACTGCTTCCCTGCCTTACTATAGTGAAAGTCAGAACGGGGTCTCTGAGGAAGGAGGGATTTAGGTTGAGCAGCTCTAGGAGATGAAGCTCAAGGTAAAAACAAGAGGCTGAGCTGATCTTCATGTAACTCTGTTCTTCATATCTGTGCTATTGAAACCAACACACGGAATAGGTATAGCTTTTCACTGAACAGATAGTGTGAGCTGAGTTTGAACAATAGGTTGGGAAAAGTGTCTATTCACAGAGACTGTTCATTTTCTAGGGATTGAAGTGGATGAGAAATCAGAAAAGGACCTTAACATTGTGCCTTGTAACTTAGTCACCCTCCAATTAAAAGCCCTTTGTCACAAGCCTCTCTGATAGGGATTATTTTACACTAAGCTCTTCTGCTaactaataaaaaaacctgcatcaTCACATGGCAATTCTTGCTACACAGGAAATGACCAGATATTATGTATTCTGTTCTCGGCTTGAAATTCTAGTGTGTCCATGGAGTTGCATTTGTGTAGGAAGCTTTTGAATTGTACTGCCAACGTGAGGATAAACACTTGCTGTTTGTGCTACCCAGAATACCAATGTTAACATCTCACAACACTGAACAGATGCGTTTACCTATTTTATCCCTTCCAGATCTGTTTCCTTGCATTGCTTTGCTGCCCTGAGAACTCATGTGCCCCGTCCTGATATGAGATCATGGTCAGTTTAGTCGGTTTTAGTTTTCCATCCTTTGGATTCAGAGAACTAATCATTCATTATGCAGACTCATGCATCCATTAGATGTATAGGCATCACTGGCATGCTTCACTTTGAAGCTACTACTAATGGGATGGTGGAAAAGGGTTGTAAAAGCAAGACCCATTAAAGCCTGGAATGAGAGGCTTGCAAGGAAGCAGAAGACCACTTACCTATACCCTGAGGAGCTGGACAGGATTTTGTCATGGGattctatttttctattccATTTTGTGTTAACTCCAGTAATAACTATTAAGACAATATTCTCCAAAATGTGAAAtcttttccatatttatttatttccttcttctcttttgtGCCCAAGATAACAATAGATCTCCCTCTGTAATTCTCACTATAAAGGTGATGCTAAGGATACATTTCTTACAAGACATCCAGCCAAGTATCCTTAGCTCACCCTTCCTCTTTCATGGCTTTTCTTCTGCCACAGAATCACAAA from Gavia stellata isolate bGavSte3 chromosome 2, bGavSte3.hap2, whole genome shotgun sequence includes these protein-coding regions:
- the FUT9 gene encoding 4-galactosyl-N-acetylglucosaminide 3-alpha-L-fucosyltransferase 9: MTSTSKGIFRPFFIIFIVLGCFMAFILIYIKPTNSWISGPIESASSVLKMKSFFSSKTDNLNETTILIWVWPFGQTFDLTSCQTMFNIHGCHLTIDRSLYNRSHAVLIHHRDISWDLTNLPQQARPPFQKWIWMNLESPTHTPQKSGIEHLFNLTLTYRRDSDIQVPYGFMMVGTSSFTFEVPSKENLVCWVVSNWNPEHARVKYYNELSKYIEIHTYGQAFGDYVNDKNLIPTISTCKFYLSFENSIHKDYITEKLYNALLAGSVPVVLGPSRENYENYIPADSFIHVEDFLSPRELAEYLLMLDKNNKMYLSYFNWKKDFSVHLPRFWESHACLACDHVKRHQEYKSIGNLEKWFWN